A single Microaerobacter geothermalis DNA region contains:
- a CDS encoding NAD(P)H-dependent flavin oxidoreductase → MLQTKITEMFGIKYPIIQGGLQGLGTSSLVSAVSESGGLGLITAGSYRDRHDMKMDIRKVREKTAKPFGVNLTIGIRRSMDEFVEGVLEEKIPIVFTSGANPEKYIPLFKKAGIQVVHVVPSVRYAKKAEELGCNAVVVVGYECGGHPGLSDQTSLTLIPQAVKEVSIPVIAAGGFCSGRSLLAALSLGAEGVQMGTCFLATKENPLHPKIKEKVLKLNEDATVIIKRSLRKPARVMKTEVSEKVLALEEQGAGLEELLPYIGGEAYNKVIKTGDLSKGVISLGQVVTMIDKILSVDDLIKNMIEEAETLLEEMSNKYLKYRKEDYS, encoded by the coding sequence ATGTTACAAACGAAAATTACAGAAATGTTTGGAATAAAATATCCTATTATTCAAGGTGGACTCCAAGGATTAGGGACGTCATCTTTAGTTTCAGCGGTTTCTGAATCAGGAGGACTCGGTTTAATTACTGCTGGAAGTTATAGAGATAGACATGACATGAAAATGGACATACGCAAGGTTCGAGAAAAAACAGCTAAACCTTTTGGTGTTAACCTTACTATTGGAATTCGTAGATCAATGGATGAGTTTGTAGAAGGAGTATTGGAAGAAAAGATTCCTATTGTTTTTACATCAGGAGCTAATCCAGAAAAATATATTCCTTTGTTTAAAAAAGCTGGTATTCAGGTAGTCCATGTGGTTCCATCCGTCCGCTATGCCAAGAAAGCGGAGGAATTAGGATGTAATGCGGTAGTTGTTGTAGGATATGAATGCGGAGGACATCCAGGCCTTTCGGATCAGACAAGTCTGACTTTGATACCCCAAGCTGTTAAGGAGGTATCGATTCCGGTTATTGCTGCTGGTGGGTTTTGTTCTGGCCGAAGCTTATTGGCAGCATTGTCCTTAGGGGCAGAAGGTGTACAGATGGGCACATGTTTTTTGGCCACAAAAGAAAATCCACTACATCCAAAAATTAAAGAAAAAGTATTGAAATTAAATGAAGATGCAACAGTAATCATTAAACGATCTTTGCGAAAGCCAGCTCGGGTAATGAAAACTGAAGTCTCAGAAAAGGTGTTGGCGTTAGAGGAACAAGGGGCGGGTTTAGAAGAATTATTACCCTACATCGGCGGAGAAGCTTACAATAAAGTGATTAAAACCGGAGACCTAAGCAAAGGGGTTATTTCTCTGGGACAGGTTGTAACGATGATCGACAAGATTTTATCTGTTGATGATTTAATCAAGAACATGATCGAGGAAGCAGAGACCCTTTTAGAAGAAATGTCTAACAAATATCTAAAATACCGGAAGGAGGATTATTCATGA
- a CDS encoding hydroxyacid dehydrogenase, protein MKILQILSMYHLDGEKILHEHAEVIKTNQYDQEHIISLLLKHKDIKGIILRAPARITSEIIEAASSVKVISGAGVGLDNIEVDSATKKGIAVLHAPKVNTKSTAEHAVGLFFSLYKKILPFDRETRKGNFLIRDQLFSHDLLNKELGLVGWGSIARHVAKICSLGLGMNVRSYVRRVDDEKISAANKLGVRLITNLSEIFSHSDIISVHLPLTEETRGLINRKYFSLMKPSAYFVNTARGAVVNETDLIEALSNRQIAGAGLDVFSEEPPSPNHPLFKLDNVVISPHIGGITEESARLSSTVIANNVIRFLNGEKPQHIANPEVINMV, encoded by the coding sequence ATGAAAATCTTACAAATCTTATCGATGTATCATTTAGATGGAGAAAAAATCTTACATGAACATGCTGAAGTAATAAAAACGAATCAATATGATCAAGAACATATTATCTCTCTACTGTTAAAACACAAAGATATTAAGGGAATTATTTTACGTGCTCCAGCCCGTATTACTTCTGAAATTATAGAGGCAGCAAGTTCAGTAAAAGTAATTTCAGGTGCTGGAGTTGGGTTAGATAACATAGAAGTAGATTCTGCGACAAAAAAAGGAATTGCTGTATTACATGCTCCAAAAGTTAACACAAAATCTACTGCTGAACATGCTGTGGGATTATTCTTTTCATTATATAAAAAGATTCTTCCGTTTGACAGGGAGACTCGTAAGGGAAATTTTTTAATTCGGGATCAATTATTTTCCCACGATTTACTAAATAAAGAATTAGGGTTGGTAGGTTGGGGCTCTATTGCCCGACATGTTGCTAAAATATGCAGTTTAGGTCTTGGAATGAATGTTAGAAGTTACGTAAGAAGAGTAGATGATGAAAAAATAAGTGCAGCCAACAAATTAGGAGTGAGATTAATAACAAATCTTTCTGAAATTTTTAGTCATTCTGATATCATATCTGTTCATCTTCCTCTTACGGAAGAAACTAGGGGATTGATAAATAGAAAGTATTTCTCACTAATGAAACCTAGTGCTTATTTTGTCAATACAGCCAGAGGGGCTGTAGTTAATGAAACGGATCTTATAGAAGCTTTAAGTAATAGACAGATTGCTGGAGCTGGTCTTGATGTATTTTCTGAAGAACCTCCTAGTCCAAATCATCCCCTTTTCAAGTTAGATAATGTTGTTATATCTCCCCATATTGGCGGGATAACCGAAGAATCGGCGAGGTTATCTTCAACTGTAATAGCCAATAATGTTATTCGTTTCTTAAATGGGGAAAAGCCTCAACATATCGCCAATCCGGAAGTGATAAACATGGTTTGA
- a CDS encoding electron transfer flavoprotein subunit beta/FixA family protein produces the protein MKILVCLKQTFDTEERIVIQDGQISEEGVEFIINPYDEYAVEEALKLREQHGGEVTVITVGPTRAESALRTALAMGADKAVIVHDESLFGDEYTIAKVLAAVVKQREYDIILAGNMAVDDGSAQVGPRLAEELGIPHVSTIVKLDVEGNKARVERDVEGDTEVIEVQLPVLVTAQQGLNEPRYPSLPGIMKAKKKPLERLSAGDLGLDPSAINSKTELVDQYLPPKKEAGKILQGEIGDQVKELVQLLRNEAKVI, from the coding sequence ATGAAAATACTTGTATGTCTAAAACAAACCTTCGATACCGAAGAAAGAATCGTCATACAGGATGGCCAAATCAGTGAAGAGGGTGTTGAATTTATCATCAACCCCTATGATGAATATGCCGTAGAGGAAGCCCTGAAATTAAGGGAACAGCACGGTGGGGAAGTGACCGTGATTACCGTTGGACCAACCCGGGCTGAATCTGCGCTTCGCACAGCTTTAGCCATGGGTGCAGATAAAGCGGTGATTGTCCATGATGAAAGTCTCTTTGGAGATGAATACACCATTGCCAAAGTATTGGCAGCCGTTGTCAAGCAAAGGGAATACGACATCATCCTTGCCGGAAACATGGCGGTGGATGACGGTTCTGCCCAGGTTGGACCAAGATTGGCCGAAGAATTAGGGATTCCTCATGTCTCCACCATTGTCAAGTTGGATGTGGAAGGGAACAAGGCCCGTGTAGAAAGGGATGTAGAAGGAGATACGGAAGTGATCGAAGTTCAGCTTCCCGTTTTGGTCACGGCTCAGCAAGGTTTAAATGAACCAAGATATCCATCCTTACCCGGTATAATGAAGGCGAAAAAGAAGCCGTTAGAAAGATTAAGCGCCGGTGACCTCGGATTAGATCCGTCCGCCATCAATAGTAAAACGGAACTGGTTGATCAATATCTTCCACCCAAAAAAGAAGCAGGAAAAATCCTTCAGGGTGAAATTGGAGATCAGGTAAAAGAACTGGTACAGCTTCTTCGCAATGAAGCCAAAGTCATTTAG
- a CDS encoding electron transfer flavoprotein subunit alpha/FixB family protein → MSKNILVFAETRDGQLRNVSLESLSAAKKVSNGGNVSAVLFGADGSAADKLAQYGADKVYVVEHEQLKQYTNDAYTQSFVQVINAVKPDVIFLGHTSIGRDLAPRVAAKLGLGLISDCTDISVEGDEVIFTRPIYAGKAFAKKKVVEGTIFATIRPNNIALDEPEAGKTAEVVNFSVEIKDLRTVVKEVVRKASTGVDLSEAKVVVSGGRGVKNADGFKPLQELADLLGGAVGASRGACDAEYCDYSLQIGQTGKVITPDLYIACGISGAIQHLAGMSNSKVIVAINKDPEAPIFQVADYGIVGDLFEVVPLITEEFKNILVMN, encoded by the coding sequence GTGAGTAAAAATATATTGGTATTTGCCGAAACAAGAGATGGACAATTGCGCAATGTATCCTTGGAATCCCTGTCTGCAGCCAAGAAAGTGTCCAATGGCGGAAATGTTTCTGCGGTATTGTTTGGAGCAGATGGATCAGCAGCAGATAAATTGGCCCAATATGGCGCAGATAAAGTATACGTAGTGGAACATGAGCAGTTAAAACAATATACCAATGATGCCTATACCCAGTCCTTTGTTCAAGTAATCAATGCGGTAAAACCCGATGTTATCTTCTTGGGGCACACTTCCATCGGCCGGGATTTGGCACCCAGAGTGGCGGCTAAGTTAGGGTTGGGACTTATTTCTGACTGCACAGATATTTCTGTAGAGGGAGACGAAGTGATTTTTACCCGTCCCATCTATGCCGGGAAAGCCTTTGCCAAAAAGAAAGTGGTGGAGGGAACCATCTTTGCCACCATTCGTCCCAATAACATTGCCCTGGATGAACCGGAGGCAGGCAAAACAGCAGAAGTGGTTAACTTTTCTGTAGAAATAAAGGACTTACGTACCGTTGTAAAGGAAGTGGTGCGCAAGGCATCCACCGGTGTGGATTTATCTGAAGCCAAAGTGGTTGTTTCCGGAGGCCGGGGAGTGAAGAATGCTGACGGGTTTAAGCCTCTTCAGGAATTGGCTGATCTATTGGGCGGTGCAGTCGGAGCTTCCCGCGGGGCATGTGATGCCGAATACTGCGATTACTCCTTACAGATTGGGCAGACGGGTAAAGTGATCACTCCAGACCTGTATATTGCCTGCGGAATCTCTGGAGCCATTCAGCATTTAGCCGGTATGTCCAACTCCAAGGTGATCGTTGCTATAAATAAGGATCCGGAAGCTCCTATTTTCCAAGTGGCCGATTATGGAATCGTTGGGGACCTGTTTGAGGTTGTTCCGCTTATCACAGAGGAGTTTAAAAATATATTGGTCATGAATTAA
- a CDS encoding GntR family transcriptional regulator gives MNYFKVEKSLPLYEQIYYSLKKMIMDGVFQPGERIFESKIAREFGISRSPVREAIRSLQNEGLLILDQKSQILVYRPSLHDIKEIYQCRMALESMAASLAASQVNDQEIEELEQVLSLTKKALEENDPNEAINQNAKFHDLIIQFSRNRRLQTQLESLRALTHFYRVHNFQGKSRGRTILSDHHGILTELKNRNPEKASHVMSQHMMRDMNHLLQLFQNNNK, from the coding sequence TTGAATTATTTTAAGGTGGAGAAATCCCTTCCGCTATATGAACAAATTTATTATTCTTTAAAAAAAATGATTATGGATGGGGTATTTCAACCTGGAGAACGTATTTTTGAATCGAAAATTGCTAGGGAATTTGGGATTAGTCGAAGTCCCGTTCGGGAAGCGATTCGATCCCTCCAAAATGAGGGTCTCCTTATTTTAGATCAGAAATCCCAAATTTTAGTCTATCGTCCATCCCTTCATGATATTAAAGAAATTTACCAATGTCGGATGGCCTTGGAATCAATGGCAGCCTCATTGGCTGCTTCTCAAGTGAATGATCAAGAGATAGAAGAATTGGAACAAGTTTTATCGCTGACAAAGAAAGCATTGGAAGAAAATGATCCTAACGAAGCCATTAACCAAAATGCCAAATTTCATGATTTGATTATTCAATTCAGTAGGAATAGGCGTTTGCAGACTCAACTTGAATCCCTTAGAGCCCTTACCCATTTTTATCGAGTTCATAACTTTCAGGGGAAAAGCAGAGGAAGAACCATATTAAGTGATCACCATGGCATATTAACGGAACTAAAAAACAGAAACCCGGAGAAGGCATCCCACGTCATGTCTCAACACATGATGAGGGATATGAATCATCTCCTTCAATTGTTTCAAAACAATAATAAATGA
- a CDS encoding tartrate dehydrogenase, with protein sequence MRTFEIAVIPGDGIGKEVVPEALKVLETVADVHGGLKFQFTQFPWSCDYYVEHGEMMPKDGLNILSNFEAIFLGAIGNPKLIPDHISLWGLLIKIRREFEQVINIRPAKLLKGVTSPLVNPNDFDIIVVRENSEGEYSEIGGRIHKGEDEMAIQNAVFTRKGVERAMRYAFELAKKRRGHVTSATKSNGIFHSMPFWDLVFKDVKEDYPDVDTASYHIDALAAFFVTRPHIFDVIVASNLFGDILTDLGGAIMGSIGIAPAANINLNGKYPSMFEPVHGSAPDIYGRGIANPIGQIWTAKMMLDHFGEDELGKKLLKVMEDVTGDGIKTPDIGGKATTREVGEEICKRVRGLA encoded by the coding sequence ATGAGGACTTTTGAAATTGCCGTAATACCTGGAGATGGGATTGGAAAAGAAGTGGTACCTGAAGCATTAAAGGTTCTTGAAACAGTAGCAGACGTCCACGGTGGCCTGAAATTTCAATTTACCCAATTTCCGTGGAGTTGTGATTATTACGTGGAGCATGGAGAAATGATGCCCAAGGATGGATTAAACATCCTGTCTAACTTCGAGGCCATTTTTTTGGGGGCGATTGGCAATCCAAAACTGATTCCTGATCATATTTCCTTGTGGGGGTTGTTGATCAAAATTCGCCGGGAGTTTGAACAGGTGATTAATATCCGTCCGGCCAAATTACTTAAGGGAGTCACTTCTCCTCTGGTAAATCCAAATGACTTTGACATCATCGTCGTCAGGGAGAACAGTGAGGGGGAATATAGTGAAATTGGGGGGCGGATTCATAAAGGAGAAGATGAAATGGCCATTCAAAATGCTGTCTTTACCCGCAAAGGGGTAGAAAGGGCCATGAGATATGCCTTTGAATTGGCTAAGAAAAGAAGAGGTCATGTCACCAGTGCCACCAAATCCAATGGGATTTTCCACTCCATGCCTTTTTGGGATCTGGTTTTCAAGGATGTAAAGGAAGATTATCCCGATGTGGATACCGCATCCTACCATATTGATGCCTTGGCTGCCTTTTTTGTGACCAGGCCGCATATTTTTGATGTGATTGTAGCCAGCAATTTGTTTGGAGATATATTAACCGATTTGGGAGGAGCAATCATGGGTAGTATCGGGATTGCTCCGGCAGCCAATATCAATCTGAACGGAAAGTATCCCTCCATGTTTGAACCGGTCCATGGTTCAGCCCCGGATATTTATGGGAGAGGAATTGCCAATCCCATTGGACAGATTTGGACGGCAAAAATGATGCTGGATCATTTTGGAGAAGATGAGTTGGGTAAAAAGCTCCTTAAGGTGATGGAGGATGTCACTGGAGATGGCATCAAAACCCCGGATATTGGCGGGAAAGCTACCACTCGGGAAGTCGGAGAAGAAATCTGCAAACGGGTAAGGGGATTGGCTTGA